In one window of Cellulophaga sp. HaHa_2_95 DNA:
- the rplR gene encoding 50S ribosomal protein L18: MGLSKTERRQRIKRRIRKVSFGTAARPRLSVFRSNKEIYVQVIDDNSGVTLVAASSRDKEIADVKGTKTEIASLVGKTIAEKAKKAGVETVAFDRGGCLYHGRVKSLAEGAREAGLKF; this comes from the coding sequence ATGGGATTATCAAAGACTGAAAGAAGACAGCGAATTAAAAGAAGAATACGTAAAGTTTCTTTTGGTACTGCTGCAAGACCGAGATTATCGGTTTTTAGAAGTAACAAAGAAATTTATGTACAAGTTATAGATGATAACAGTGGGGTAACTTTGGTTGCAGCATCTTCTAGAGATAAGGAAATTGCTGACGTTAAAGGAACTAAAACTGAAATAGCTAGCTTAGTAGGTAAAACTATTGCAGAAAAAGCAAAAAAAGCTGGTGTTGAGACAGTAGCTTTTGATAGAGGTGGTTGTTTATATCACGGTAGAGTAAAATCATTAGCTGAAGGAGCTAGAGAAGCAGGACTTAAATTCTAA
- the rpsE gene encoding 30S ribosomal protein S5, whose translation MYQKYKNVEIVKPGGLDLKDRLVGVQRVTKVTKGGRAFGFSAIVVVGDENGVVGQGLGKSKEVATAISKAIDDAKKNLIRIPLIKGTIPHEQKGKFGGARVYIQPASHGTGVIAGGAVRAVLEAVGVHDVLSKSQGSSNPHNVVKATFDALLQIRDAKTVATQRGISLEKVFKG comes from the coding sequence ATGTACCAGAAATACAAAAACGTAGAAATTGTAAAACCAGGAGGTCTTGATTTAAAAGATCGTTTAGTTGGTGTACAAAGAGTTACTAAAGTAACAAAAGGTGGTAGAGCATTTGGTTTCTCTGCTATCGTTGTTGTTGGTGACGAAAATGGCGTAGTTGGTCAAGGTTTAGGTAAGTCTAAAGAAGTTGCTACTGCTATTTCTAAAGCTATTGATGACGCTAAGAAAAATTTGATTAGAATTCCTTTAATTAAAGGAACAATACCTCACGAACAAAAAGGTAAATTTGGTGGAGCAAGGGTTTATATCCAACCTGCATCTCATGGTACTGGTGTAATTGCTGGGGGTGCTGTAAGAGCGGTACTTGAAGCAGTTGGGGTTCATGATGTATTATCAAAATCTCAGGGGTCTTCAAACCCACACAACGTTGTTAAGGCTACTTTTGATGCTTTATTGCAAATAAGAGATGCTAAGACGGTTGCTACACAAAGAGGAATTTCTCTTGAAAAAGTTTTTAAGGGATAA
- the rpmD gene encoding 50S ribosomal protein L30, translating into MAKVKVTQVKSGIKKPLRQKKTLEALGLRKLGQVVEHENTPSIMGMIAKVNHLVSTEEA; encoded by the coding sequence ATGGCAAAAGTTAAAGTTACACAAGTTAAGAGTGGTATTAAAAAACCTCTTAGACAGAAAAAAACTCTTGAAGCACTTGGTTTAAGAAAATTAGGTCAAGTTGTAGAACATGAGAATACTCCTAGTATTATGGGTATGATAGCTAAAGTTAATCACTTAGTTTCAACTGAGGAAGCTTAA
- the rplO gene encoding 50S ribosomal protein L15 — translation MNLNSLKPAEGAVHRAGKIVGRGQGTGKGGTATRGHKGAKSRSGYSKKIGFEGGQMPLQRRVPKFGFTNINRKEYAGINLDKLQLLVDNGIAKDAINLDVLVQNRLAGKSDLVKILGGGELKASLKISAHKFTATAKAAIEAAGGEAISL, via the coding sequence ATGAATTTAAATAGTTTAAAACCAGCTGAAGGCGCTGTTCACCGTGCAGGTAAAATTGTAGGACGTGGACAAGGTACTGGAAAAGGTGGTACTGCCACTAGAGGTCACAAAGGTGCTAAATCTAGATCTGGATATTCTAAAAAGATAGGTTTTGAAGGTGGGCAAATGCCACTTCAAAGACGTGTTCCTAAATTTGGTTTTACAAATATCAATAGAAAGGAATACGCTGGTATTAATTTAGATAAGTTGCAATTACTTGTAGATAATGGTATCGCTAAAGATGCTATTAATTTAGATGTATTGGTTCAAAATAGATTAGCCGGAAAATCTGATTTAGTAAAAATATTAGGTGGAGGTGAATTAAAAGCTTCTCTTAAAATATCAGCACATAAATTTACTGCTACTGCTAAAGCGGCTATAGAAGCTGCTGGTGGCGAAGCAATAAGTTTATAA
- the secY gene encoding preprotein translocase subunit SecY: MKKFFETLSNIWKIEELKGRILVTLGLLLVYRFGAQIALPGIDTTQLGALTSGTENGIFGILNAFTGGAFAKASVFALGIMPYISASIVVQLMGIAIPYLQKLQKEGESGRKTINQITRWLTIGICILQAPTYLLGLSQFGVPDSAFVLGKGLDFMIPAVIILVTGTVFAMWLGEKITDRGIGNGISLLIMIGIIATLPQAFAQEAISRWEGTGGPMLVLIEVIIWFVVILLSVLLVMATRQIPVQYARRSASGGYEKDAMGTRQYIPLKLNASGVMPIIFAQAIMFAPGLIGKTFNETAWGQWMEVQFQDIFGLAYNLLFAFLIIVFTYFYTAITVPTNKMADDLKRSGGFIPGIRPGAETGDFLDKIMSLITLPGSIFLALLAVLPAIVVKLMDVQPGWAMFYGGTSLLIMVGVAIDTVQQVNSYLLNRHYDGLMKTGKNRKVA; encoded by the coding sequence ATGAAGAAATTTTTCGAGACATTATCTAATATTTGGAAGATTGAAGAGTTAAAAGGTAGAATCCTTGTTACTCTTGGTTTATTGTTAGTATACAGATTCGGGGCGCAAATTGCGCTCCCGGGTATTGATACGACACAACTAGGAGCCTTAACTTCTGGTACTGAAAACGGAATCTTTGGAATATTAAATGCTTTCACAGGGGGTGCTTTTGCAAAAGCCTCTGTTTTTGCATTGGGTATTATGCCTTATATCTCTGCTTCTATTGTAGTGCAATTAATGGGAATAGCTATTCCTTACTTGCAGAAACTGCAGAAAGAAGGTGAAAGTGGAAGAAAGACGATCAATCAAATTACAAGATGGTTAACTATCGGTATTTGTATCTTACAGGCTCCAACTTATTTATTAGGTTTAAGTCAGTTTGGTGTACCGGATAGTGCTTTCGTACTTGGTAAAGGTTTAGATTTCATGATACCTGCAGTTATTATTTTAGTAACTGGTACTGTGTTTGCAATGTGGTTAGGGGAGAAAATTACGGATAGAGGTATCGGTAATGGTATTTCTTTATTAATTATGATTGGTATTATTGCTACATTACCTCAAGCCTTTGCTCAAGAAGCTATTTCTAGATGGGAAGGAACAGGAGGTCCAATGTTAGTTTTAATTGAAGTTATTATCTGGTTTGTGGTTATCTTGCTAAGTGTTTTATTAGTAATGGCTACTAGACAAATACCAGTGCAGTATGCTCGTAGATCTGCTTCTGGTGGATATGAGAAAGATGCAATGGGAACTAGACAGTATATTCCATTAAAGCTTAATGCTTCTGGTGTTATGCCTATAATCTTTGCGCAAGCAATTATGTTTGCTCCTGGATTAATCGGAAAGACATTTAATGAAACAGCATGGGGGCAATGGATGGAAGTTCAATTCCAAGATATTTTTGGATTGGCTTACAATTTGTTATTTGCATTTTTAATCATTGTATTCACATATTTCTATACTGCAATTACAGTTCCTACAAATAAAATGGCTGATGACTTAAAAAGAAGCGGCGGTTTTATCCCTGGAATTAGGCCTGGAGCAGAAACTGGTGATTTTTTAGATAAGATTATGTCTTTAATTACGTTACCAGGATCTATTTTCTTAGCTTTGCTGGCTGTATTGCCTGCAATAGTAGTTAAGTTGATGGATGTTCAACCAGGTTGGGCCATGTTTTATGGTGGTACATCACTATTAATTATGGTTGGTGTTGCAATAGATACAGTACAACAAGTTAATTCGTATTTATTAAATCGTCATTATGATGGGTTAATGAAGACAGGTAAAAATAGAAAGGTAGCGTAA
- the infA gene encoding translation initiation factor IF-1, with translation MAKQSAIEQDGSIIEALSNAMFRVELENGHVVTAHISGKMRMHYIKLLPGDKVKLEMSPYDLSKARITYRY, from the coding sequence ATGGCTAAGCAATCAGCAATAGAGCAAGACGGTAGCATAATTGAAGCATTATCAAATGCAATGTTTCGTGTAGAGTTAGAAAATGGACATGTCGTGACAGCCCATATCTCAGGCAAGATGCGTATGCATTATATAAAATTACTTCCAGGTGATAAGGTAAAATTAGAAATGAGTCCTTATGATTTGAGTAAAGCAAGAATTACATATAGATATTAA
- the ykgO gene encoding type B 50S ribosomal protein L36, translating to MKVRASLKKRSADCKIVRRKGRLYVINKKNPRFKQRQG from the coding sequence ATGAAAGTTAGAGCATCATTAAAGAAAAGAAGTGCCGACTGCAAAATTGTTCGCAGAAAAGGTAGATTGTACGTAATAAACAAAAAGAATCCTAGATTTAAACAAAGACAAGGGTAG
- the rpsM gene encoding 30S ribosomal protein S13 has protein sequence MARIAGVDIPKQKRGVIALTYIFGVGNSRAKEILANAQVSEDTKVSDWNDDEISRIREAVAAFTIEGELRSETQLNIKRLMDIGCYRGIRHRSGLPLRGQRTKNNSRTRKGKRKTVANKKKATK, from the coding sequence ATGGCAAGAATTGCAGGTGTTGATATACCAAAACAGAAAAGAGGGGTAATTGCTCTTACTTATATCTTCGGAGTAGGTAATAGTAGAGCTAAAGAAATTTTAGCTAATGCCCAAGTAAGTGAAGATACAAAGGTGTCGGATTGGAACGATGATGAAATCAGTCGTATTCGTGAGGCAGTTGCTGCTTTCACTATCGAGGGTGAACTTCGTTCTGAGACTCAATTAAACATTAAGCGTTTAATGGACATTGGTTGTTACAGAGGTATTCGTCATAGATCAGGTCTTCCATTAAGAGGGCAGAGAACGAAGAATAATTCTAGAACTAGAAAAGGTAAGAGAAAAACTGTTGCAAATAAGAAAAAAGCAACTAAATAA